One Thauera sp. K11 DNA window includes the following coding sequences:
- a CDS encoding 3-deoxy-7-phosphoheptulonate synthase has product MSVAQTENLNIASFDHMPSPDEIKARVPLSERAAASVLAGRRALCDILDRRDGRLFVVVGPCSIHDPVAGLDYARRLKALADEVADTMLLVMRVYFEKPRTATGWKGFINDPFMDDSFRIDVGMERARRFLLDVCEIGLPTGTEALDPIAPQYYGDLISWTAIGARTSESQTHREMASGLSTPVGFKNATDGDLEVAINAIISASNPHSFLGIDSRGESAITRTRGNRYGHVVLRGGGGRPNYDTVSISLAEKALAKAKLALNIVVDCSHANSWKNPEFQPLVMKDVVHQIREGNQSVVGLMIESNIVAGNQPIPADLSQLKYGCSVTDACVNWETTEEMIRNAAALLRDIHARRERAA; this is encoded by the coding sequence ATGTCCGTCGCACAGACAGAGAACCTCAACATCGCTTCCTTCGACCACATGCCCTCGCCGGACGAGATCAAGGCCCGCGTGCCGCTGTCCGAGCGCGCCGCGGCATCGGTACTGGCCGGTCGCAGGGCGCTGTGCGACATCCTCGACCGCAGGGACGGACGCCTCTTCGTCGTCGTGGGTCCCTGCTCCATCCACGACCCGGTCGCCGGCCTGGACTATGCCCGCCGCCTGAAGGCGCTGGCCGACGAGGTGGCCGACACCATGCTGCTGGTGATGCGCGTGTATTTCGAGAAGCCGCGCACCGCTACCGGCTGGAAGGGATTCATCAACGATCCGTTCATGGACGACTCGTTCCGCATCGACGTCGGCATGGAGCGCGCGCGCCGCTTCCTGCTCGACGTCTGCGAGATCGGCCTGCCCACCGGCACCGAGGCGCTGGACCCGATCGCGCCGCAGTACTACGGCGACCTGATCTCGTGGACGGCGATCGGCGCACGCACTTCCGAATCGCAGACCCACCGCGAGATGGCATCCGGCCTGTCGACCCCGGTCGGCTTCAAGAACGCCACCGACGGCGACCTCGAGGTGGCGATCAACGCCATCATCTCGGCCTCCAACCCGCACAGCTTCCTGGGCATCGACTCCCGCGGCGAATCCGCCATCACGCGCACCCGCGGCAACCGCTACGGCCACGTCGTGCTGCGCGGCGGCGGCGGCCGGCCGAACTACGACACGGTGTCGATCTCGCTCGCCGAAAAGGCGCTGGCCAAGGCGAAGCTGGCGCTCAACATCGTGGTCGACTGCTCGCATGCCAACTCGTGGAAGAACCCCGAGTTCCAGCCGCTGGTCATGAAGGATGTGGTGCATCAGATCCGCGAGGGCAACCAGTCGGTGGTGGGCCTGATGATCGAGAGCAACATCGTCGCCGGCAACCAGCCGATTCCCGCCGATCTCTCCCAGTTGAAGTACGGCTGTTCGGTCACCGACGCCTGCGTGAACTGGGAAACCACCGAGGAGATGATCCGCAACGCCGCCGCGCTGCTGCGCGACATCCACGCGCGCCGGGAACGGGCTGCATGA
- a CDS encoding DNA-3-methyladenine glycosylase I produces the protein MKRRCEWCGTDPLYVAYHDEEWGVPVHDDHRLFEMLILEGAQAGLNWITILRKRENYRRAFDGFDAGRVAGYTAQDVERLLADPGIVRNRLKVESAIANARAALEVRAQFGSLDAFLWRFVDGRPRHAGWPGLAEVPPSTADSEAMSKELRRRGFRFVGPTICYAFMQAVGMVNDHLAACFRFAEIRDRGAAE, from the coding sequence ATGAAACGACGCTGCGAATGGTGCGGAACCGACCCGCTTTACGTTGCCTACCACGACGAGGAGTGGGGCGTGCCCGTCCACGACGACCACCGCCTGTTCGAGATGCTGATCCTGGAGGGGGCGCAGGCCGGCCTGAACTGGATCACCATCCTGCGCAAGCGCGAGAACTACCGCCGCGCCTTCGACGGCTTCGATGCCGGACGCGTCGCCGGCTACACCGCGCAGGACGTCGAGCGCCTGCTGGCCGACCCCGGCATCGTGCGCAACCGCCTGAAGGTCGAGTCCGCCATCGCCAATGCGCGTGCCGCGCTGGAAGTCCGCGCGCAGTTCGGCTCGCTGGATGCCTTTCTGTGGCGCTTCGTCGACGGCCGGCCGCGGCATGCCGGCTGGCCGGGCCTGGCCGAGGTGCCGCCCAGCACCGCCGACTCCGAAGCGATGAGCAAGGAATTGCGCCGGCGCGGTTTCCGCTTCGTCGGCCCGACGATCTGCTATGCCTTCATGCAGGCGGTCGGCATGGTGAACGACCACCTCGCGGCCTGCTTCCGCTTCGCGGAGATCCGGGATCGCGGCGCGGCGGAATGA
- the mgtA gene encoding magnesium-translocating P-type ATPase, with amino-acid sequence MQTLENDVPYWSRTVAELMAAQRSAPDGLADAEAARRLQQAGPNTVEERDERTALRLLLRQFESPLVLILVFGACVSLWLREWVDAAIILAIVLGSALLGFAQEYRASAAVAALRQRLALTVQAWRDGRPATIPAAAVVPGDVLQLAAGSLVPADGVILEAVDFLVTEASLTGESFPVEKRPGAVPPDTPLAGRTNVVFLGTSVRSGTAKMLVVRTGRGTEFGAIAARLRSREPETEFSRGVRQFGYLLVRIMIVMVVFVLMVNQALGRPLIESLLYAVALAVGISPELLPAIVSVTLSRGARTLARHGVIVRRLEAIENLGSMDVLCTDKTGTLTEGAITLAAAVDAAGAGSDAVRRLAWLNAVHETGIANPLDAAIVAAGQSAGLGTDDAVKIDEIPYDFNRRRLTIVVAERDAAPGRHLLVTKGAYAQMVEVCTRVRIDGAEAALDDAQRARLDAYFRRCGEDGYRVLAVATRTVEARAAYTHADEHDLCLAGFLLFSDPPKADAARTIRNLARLGCRTKIISGDNRYVTAHLAAGIGLDPQALLTGPQIARLSDESLWHLAERTDLFVEVDPQQKERIVRALQRTGHAVGYLGDGINDAAALHAADVGISVEGAVDVARDSADVVLLQSDLGVLRTGVEEGRRTFANTLKYISITTSANFGNMVSMAIATPLLPFLPLAAKQILLNNFLSDLPAAAISTDRVDRERVARAQRWNVREVRRFMIVFGLISSGFDLLTFFVLLKVFAVDEPAFQTAWFVVSLLTELAVVLVLRTRSAAWRSAPSRLLLRATLAVAATALALPYLPGVASAFGFTPLGMPLMAVLLVIVLGYVCSTEIGKHLFFRRHDAAGRRAGRRRHAAGSAR; translated from the coding sequence ATGCAGACCCTCGAAAACGACGTGCCCTACTGGAGCCGCACTGTTGCCGAGCTGATGGCCGCCCAGCGCAGTGCCCCCGACGGCCTGGCGGATGCCGAGGCGGCGCGCCGGCTGCAGCAGGCCGGCCCCAACACGGTGGAAGAGCGCGACGAGCGCACCGCGCTGCGCCTGCTGCTGCGCCAGTTCGAAAGCCCGCTGGTGCTGATCCTCGTGTTCGGCGCCTGCGTCTCGCTGTGGCTGCGCGAATGGGTCGATGCCGCGATCATCCTCGCCATCGTGCTGGGCAGCGCGCTGCTCGGCTTCGCGCAGGAATACCGCGCCTCGGCCGCCGTCGCCGCCTTGCGCCAGCGTCTGGCGCTGACCGTGCAGGCGTGGCGCGACGGCCGGCCGGCGACCATCCCGGCCGCAGCCGTCGTGCCCGGCGACGTCCTGCAGCTTGCCGCCGGCAGCCTGGTGCCGGCCGACGGCGTGATCCTCGAGGCGGTCGATTTCCTCGTCACCGAAGCCAGCCTGACCGGCGAGTCCTTCCCGGTGGAAAAACGCCCCGGCGCCGTGCCGCCCGACACGCCGCTCGCCGGACGGACGAACGTGGTGTTCCTCGGCACCTCGGTGCGCAGCGGCACCGCGAAGATGCTGGTCGTGCGCACCGGCCGTGGCACGGAATTCGGCGCCATCGCCGCGCGGCTGCGCTCGCGCGAGCCGGAGACCGAGTTCTCCCGCGGCGTGCGGCAGTTCGGCTACCTGCTGGTGCGCATCATGATCGTGATGGTGGTGTTCGTGCTGATGGTGAATCAGGCGCTGGGACGCCCGCTCATCGAATCCCTGCTGTATGCCGTGGCGCTCGCGGTCGGGATCTCGCCCGAACTGCTGCCGGCCATCGTCAGCGTCACCCTGTCGCGCGGCGCGCGCACCCTGGCGCGGCACGGGGTGATCGTGCGCCGCCTGGAAGCGATCGAGAACCTGGGCAGCATGGACGTGCTCTGCACCGACAAGACCGGCACGCTCACCGAAGGCGCCATCACCCTGGCCGCGGCGGTGGATGCGGCCGGCGCCGGCTCCGACGCCGTGCGGCGGCTCGCCTGGCTCAACGCGGTGCATGAGACCGGCATCGCCAATCCGCTCGATGCCGCCATCGTCGCCGCCGGCCAAAGCGCCGGCCTGGGCACCGACGACGCCGTCAAGATCGACGAGATCCCCTACGACTTCAACCGCAGGCGGCTGACGATCGTCGTCGCAGAACGCGATGCCGCCCCCGGCCGCCACCTGCTGGTGACCAAGGGTGCCTATGCGCAGATGGTCGAGGTATGCACGCGGGTGCGGATCGACGGCGCCGAGGCCGCGCTCGACGACGCGCAGCGCGCCCGGCTGGACGCCTATTTCCGCCGCTGCGGCGAGGACGGCTACCGCGTGCTGGCGGTCGCCACGCGGACCGTCGAGGCCAGGGCGGCCTACACGCACGCCGACGAGCACGACCTCTGCCTTGCCGGCTTCCTGCTGTTTTCCGATCCGCCCAAGGCGGACGCCGCCCGCACGATCCGCAACCTCGCCCGCCTGGGCTGCCGCACCAAGATCATCAGCGGCGACAACCGCTACGTCACCGCCCATCTGGCGGCCGGCATCGGCCTCGATCCGCAGGCGCTGCTGACCGGCCCGCAGATCGCCCGGCTCAGCGACGAATCGCTGTGGCACCTGGCCGAACGCACCGATCTCTTCGTCGAGGTGGACCCGCAGCAGAAGGAGCGCATCGTGCGCGCCCTGCAGCGCACCGGCCACGCGGTGGGCTACCTCGGCGACGGCATCAACGATGCGGCGGCGCTGCATGCCGCCGACGTCGGCATCTCGGTCGAAGGCGCCGTCGACGTGGCCCGCGACAGCGCCGACGTGGTGCTGCTGCAGAGCGACCTCGGCGTGCTGCGCACCGGCGTGGAGGAAGGGCGGCGCACCTTCGCCAACACGCTCAAGTACATCTCGATCACGACCAGCGCCAATTTCGGCAACATGGTGAGCATGGCCATCGCCACGCCGCTGCTGCCTTTCCTGCCGCTGGCGGCCAAGCAGATCCTGCTCAACAACTTCCTGTCCGACCTGCCCGCCGCCGCGATCTCCACCGACCGCGTCGACCGCGAACGCGTCGCCCGCGCACAGCGCTGGAACGTGCGCGAGGTGCGGCGCTTCATGATCGTCTTCGGACTCATCAGCAGCGGCTTCGACCTGCTCACCTTCTTCGTGCTGCTGAAGGTCTTCGCGGTGGACGAGCCCGCGTTCCAGACCGCCTGGTTCGTCGTCTCCCTGCTCACCGAACTCGCCGTGGTGCTGGTGCTGCGCACCCGCAGCGCCGCATGGCGCAGCGCCCCCAGCCGCCTGTTGCTGCGCGCCACGCTGGCCGTCGCCGCAACCGCGCTCGCCCTGCCCTACCTGCCCGGGGTGGCGTCCGCGTTCGGCTTCACCCCGCTCGGCATGCCGCTGATGGCCGTGCTGCTCGTCATCGTGCTGGGCTATGTGTGCAGCACCGAGATCGGCAAGCACCTGTTCTTCCGCCGGCACGACGCAGCCGGGCGCCGGGCCGGGCGGCGCCGGCATGCCGCCGGCTCCGCGCGCTGA
- a CDS encoding thioredoxin family protein, translated as MPGLIPIAELPCHPRLAAGTLVVVALCAEWCGTCREFRPMLERIAAAHPDALFAWADVEDDADLVGDIDVDNFPTLAIFRDGKPLHFGVSLPLEPVVSRLLQSVVRGGGAQQQVPVEVAELGGRLAG; from the coding sequence ATGCCCGGGCTGATCCCCATCGCCGAGCTTCCCTGCCACCCGCGCCTCGCCGCCGGGACGCTGGTGGTGGTGGCGCTGTGCGCCGAATGGTGCGGCACCTGCCGCGAGTTCCGGCCCATGCTCGAACGCATCGCCGCCGCCCATCCCGACGCCCTGTTCGCCTGGGCCGACGTCGAGGACGACGCCGATCTCGTCGGTGACATCGACGTCGACAACTTCCCCACGCTGGCGATTTTCAGGGACGGCAAGCCGTTGCATTTCGGCGTGTCGCTGCCGCTGGAACCCGTGGTTTCCCGCCTGCTGCAGAGCGTCGTCCGCGGCGGTGGGGCACAGCAGCAGGTCCCTGTCGAAGTCGCCGAGCTGGGAGGCCGGCTGGCCGGCTGA